One genomic window of Cercospora beticola chromosome 5, complete sequence includes the following:
- a CDS encoding uncharacterized protein (CAZy:GH5), with protein MKLTLWLQALLASFLPSTLALPSSTINHRAAAWPDTPFTVSGRDILSASGTKIRFAGVNWPGAADTMLPEGLQYNSIANIVSFIKSLNMNVVRLTYAIEMIDDIFSNSPNQSLQNTLINALGDTNGRKVLAQVLKNNPGFTKDTTRLQVFDAVAAELAKQKIWVHLDNHVSKAEWCCGSDGNGWFGDQYFDVAKWERGLGYMANHAKSWSGFTSISLRNELRQPSSSTARPYNWNSWIENVIPAANGIHSNNSAPLIFFSGQGYDTDDTYFIQRQTWNSETFKPESYAFKNKIVYEIHNYQNSATNCNQIQPGLYNNAYCAMNTADTSCPNHGPVVMSEFGFDQTDGSSGGAYAQCIKSVVTNQPGGPAGWMMWTLSGSYYIRSGTQDYEDSWGLLNKNWSGWRNSTVVDNYVKPFVQATLG; from the exons ATGAAACTCACCCTCTGGCTGCAGGCACTGCTTGCTTCTTTTTTGCCATCTACTCTCGCCCTTCCGTCTTCGACGATCAACcacagagcagcagcatggccCGACACTCCGTTCACCGTCTCTGGTCGTGACATTCTCTCCGCCTCGGGCACCAAGATCCGCTTCGCAGGTGTCAATTGGCCAGGTGCAGCAGACACAATGCTGCCCGAAGGTCTCCAATACAACTCCATCGCCAACATTGTCTCATTCATCAAGTCATTGAACATGAACGTCGTTCGCTTGACATATGCCATCGAGATGATCGATGACATCTTCTCCAATTCACCAAACCAGAGCTTGCAGAATACTTTGATCAACGCGTTGGGAGATACCAATGGAAGAAAAGTTCTAGCGCAGGTCTTGAAGAACAACCCAGGATTCACGAAAGATACGACGAGATTGCAAGTGTTTGATGCTGTGGCGGCGGAGTTGGCAAAGCAAAAGATTTGGGTACATCTGGACAATCATGTTAGTAAGGCTGAGTGGTGTTGTGGAAGTGATGGAAATGGATGGTTCGGAGACCAGTACTTCGATGTTGCGAAGTGGGAGAGGGGTCTGGGATACATG GCCAATCACGCGAAATCCTGGAGTGGCTTTACATCGATATCTCTTCGCAATGAGCTTCGCCAGCCGAGTAGTTCAACTGCTCGACCGTACAACTGGAACTCCTGGATCGAGAACGTCATTCCCGCTGCGAATGGAATCCACTCGAACAATTCTGCTCCactgatcttcttctccggaCAGGGCTACGATACCGACGACACGTACTTCATCCAACGGCAAACTTGGAACAGCGAGACGTTCAAGCCTGAGTCGTACGCCTTCAAGAACAAGATCGTCTATGAGATCCACAATTATCAGAACAGTGCTACCAACTGCAATCAGATTCAACCTGGGCTGTATAACAATGCTTATTGTGCGATGAATACGGCTGACACAAGTTGTCCAAACCACGGCCCAGTGGTGATGAGTGAGTTCGGGTTCGATCAGACTGATGGGAGCTCGGGAGGTGCATATGCCCAGTGCATCAAAAGTGTTGTGACGAATCAGCCTGGTGGTCCAGCGGGGTGGATGATGTGGACGCTGAGTGGAAGTTATTACATTCGAAGTGGCACTCAGGATTATGAGGATTCGTGGG GACTGCTCAACAAAAACTGGTCTGGTTGGAGGAACTCGACCGTCGTCGATAATTATGTCAAGCCTTTTGTGCAGGCAACGCTGGGGTAG